The Posidoniimonas polymericola genome has a segment encoding these proteins:
- a CDS encoding DUF202 domain-containing protein, with amino-acid sequence MDPSATPLRDTLAVERTRLANERTLLAYVRTAIMLAATGATLVTLYDDMPTRVVTGWTLILAGAVVGGVGFGRFRRVGRRLAGS; translated from the coding sequence ATGGACCCCTCGGCTACCCCACTCCGCGACACGCTAGCTGTCGAGCGGACCCGCCTGGCCAACGAGCGGACGCTGCTCGCCTACGTGCGGACCGCCATCATGCTGGCCGCCACCGGCGCGACGCTGGTCACGCTGTACGACGACATGCCGACCCGCGTTGTCACCGGCTGGACGCTGATACTCGCGGGGGCGGTGGTTGGCGGGGTCGGCTTTGGGCGGTTCCGCCGCGTCGGTCGGCGGCTGGCCGGATCGTAG
- a CDS encoding PEP-CTERM sorting domain-containing protein (PEP-CTERM proteins occur, often in large numbers, in the proteomes of bacteria that also encode an exosortase, a predicted intramembrane cysteine proteinase. The presence of a PEP-CTERM domain at a protein's C-terminus predicts cleavage within the sorting domain, followed by covalent anchoring to some some component of the (usually Gram-negative) cell surface. Many PEP-CTERM proteins exhibit an unusual sequence composition that includes large numbers of potential glycosylation sites. Expression of one such protein has been shown restore the ability of a bacterium to form floc, a type of biofilm.), whose protein sequence is MRICRLLIGVPALVVAGCFASAASAQIYTDSLSSGANWTTKQTNDASFAFGFDYSTKGLPLAPNGSDSIGLKLEVNNGDASPGSETIGVFTSVASLPTEYTVRVDIWANWAPDNGTIGQGTTEFVGASVGHDALLSGPFGASFMYSSDADSSLDYRLYQNEVELQSEDGGYDLGTTAGSRNHTNPLILEAFPEIDIATAVPTQGSTGVNQAGAAGFQWMTVNIEVDTDSIGPAGLTSDVGFARFSMKSASSGRVLAIGTVDNSNNANPEVAPIPLGNQIALLMSDLSSSVTVDPNFSFSIFDNLQVFDGLLALEPDVAPSAAGDFNADGLVDAADYTLWRDNSGDADETAIGFNGDGLDGVDAKDLQLWKDNYGTDYGVAAASIAAPEPGALVLLTAAAGLAARRRRTVGC, encoded by the coding sequence ATGCGCATTTGCCGACTTCTGATTGGCGTTCCTGCCCTCGTCGTCGCCGGTTGCTTCGCCTCGGCAGCCTCCGCTCAAATCTACACGGACAGCCTCAGCAGCGGCGCCAACTGGACCACCAAGCAAACAAACGACGCGTCGTTCGCCTTTGGCTTCGACTACTCCACTAAGGGACTCCCCCTCGCCCCGAACGGCAGCGACTCGATCGGTCTGAAGCTCGAGGTCAACAACGGCGACGCCTCTCCCGGTTCCGAGACCATCGGCGTGTTCACGTCGGTCGCCTCGCTGCCGACCGAGTACACGGTGCGTGTCGACATCTGGGCGAACTGGGCGCCCGACAACGGCACGATCGGGCAGGGCACCACGGAGTTTGTTGGCGCGTCGGTGGGGCACGACGCGCTCTTGTCCGGACCGTTCGGGGCGTCGTTCATGTACTCGTCCGACGCCGACTCCTCGCTGGACTACCGGCTGTACCAGAACGAGGTCGAGCTGCAGTCCGAGGACGGCGGGTACGACCTCGGCACGACCGCCGGGTCTCGCAACCACACCAACCCGCTCATCCTCGAGGCGTTCCCGGAGATTGATATCGCGACCGCCGTCCCAACGCAGGGGTCGACCGGCGTCAACCAGGCCGGCGCGGCCGGTTTCCAGTGGATGACTGTCAACATCGAGGTCGATACGGATTCGATCGGCCCGGCCGGCCTGACGTCCGACGTCGGCTTCGCGAGGTTCTCGATGAAGAGCGCCTCCTCTGGCAGGGTGCTGGCGATTGGGACCGTCGACAACAGCAACAACGCCAACCCGGAGGTTGCCCCCATCCCACTGGGGAACCAGATCGCGCTGCTGATGTCGGACCTGTCGTCGTCGGTCACGGTCGACCCGAACTTCTCGTTCAGCATCTTCGACAACCTGCAGGTGTTCGACGGGCTGCTGGCTCTCGAGCCGGATGTCGCGCCTAGCGCCGCCGGCGACTTCAACGCCGATGGTCTGGTCGACGCGGCCGACTACACGCTGTGGCGTGACAACTCCGGCGACGCCGACGAGACCGCCATCGGTTTCAACGGCGATGGCCTCGACGGCGTCGACGCCAAGGACCTGCAGCTCTGGAAGGATAACTACGGCACGGACTACGGAGTCGCCGCGGCGTCGATCGCGGCCCCCGAACCGGGCGCCCTGGTCCTGCTAACCGCGGCCGCCGGCCTGGCCGCCCGCCGCCGCCGGACGGTTGGCTGCTAG